In Ananas comosus cultivar F153 linkage group 10, ASM154086v1, whole genome shotgun sequence, the following proteins share a genomic window:
- the LOC109716544 gene encoding transcription factor RAX2-like: MGRAPCCDKANVKRGPWSPEEDDALRNYVEKHGSGGSWISLPQKAGLKRCGKSCRLRWLNYLRPDIKHGGFTEEEDNIIYALYQKIGSRWSVIASQLPGRTDNDIKNYWNTKLKKRMIMSQSNVPTTTAAAAASHSVVRTASTPPLIIPTVKMEGYNCDDFMAPPPPPPPPPPPPFPEAEVFLEHSGFNERVHKFAEEGSTTCSSNITVENSNINWCTSACGESYINGFLAEFGLGSPGELLGGYYANLEKKGEHDANFGPLGNMWVTGDTKPKGLFQYS, encoded by the exons ATGGGGAGAGCTCCGTGTTGTGATAAGGCCAATGTTAAGAGGGGGCCATGGTCCCCCGAAGAGGATGATGCTTTAAGGAACTACGTTGAGAAACATGGGAGTGGTGGGAGCTGGATATCCTTGCCTCAAAaagcag gccTCAAACGATGTGGAAAAAGTTGTCGCTTAAGATGGCTCAATTACCTTCGACCTGATATCAAGCATGGTGGCTTCACCGAAGAAGAAGATAACATCATCTACGCTCTCTACCAAAAAATAGGAAGCAG ATGGTCCGTGATAGCCTCGCAGCTCCCCGGGAGAACCGATAACGATATCAAGAACTATTGGAACACGAAGCTTAAGAAGCGTATGATCATGTCGCAAAGTAACGTTCCTACTACtaccgccgcagccgccgcatCGCATAGCGTCGTTCGCACTGCGTCGACACCGCCGCTCATTATCCCCACGGTTAAAATGGAGGGCTACAACTGCGACGATTTcatggcgccgccgccgccgccgccgccgccgccgccgccgccattccCAGAAGCCGAAGTTTTTCTGGAACATTCTGGGTTCAACGAGAGAGTTCACAAGTTTGCCGAAGAAGGTTCCACCACTTGCTCCTCCAACATCACGGTTGAGAACAGCAACATTAACTGGTGCACAAGTGCATGTGGTGAGAGTTACATTAATGGGTTTCTCGCTGAGTTTGGGTTAGGGTCTCCTGGGGAGTTACTGGGTGGGTACTATGCTAATTTGGAGAAGAAGGGGGAGCATGATGCAAATTTTGGACCTCTTGGTAACATGTGGGTTACTGGTGACACCAAGCCAAAAGGTTTATTCCAATATTCTTAG